A single region of the Lotus japonicus ecotype B-129 chromosome 4, LjGifu_v1.2 genome encodes:
- the LOC130714347 gene encoding uncharacterized protein LOC130714347: protein MLESSFLCLFFLFLITIPLGTSCSTLRTTTTTPHDIIDQTCEKCANQSTILSYTLCSTSLPAIPVSHSTNLQGLGLIAMELALENVTNTLATIEKLLLDTTSFDDNFALGCLTDCLELYSDAAWTIVESIEVFLSGKYEVSRTWMSEVMEAASTCQGGFVEKGEVSPLTEENYNLFQLCGIALCIIHLSNPEVPS, encoded by the coding sequence ATGTTGGAATCTTCTTTCTTGTGCCTTTTTTTCTTGTTTCTCATCACAATCCCCCTTGGAACAAGTTGTTCTACCCTGAGAACAACGACAACAACACCCCATGACATAATTGACCAAACCTGCGAAAAATGCGCGAACCAATCCACTATCTTGAGCTACACCTTGTGCTCAACATCTCTTCCAGCAATTCCAGTAAGCCACTCGACAAATCTTCAAGGGTTGGGGCTAATTGCAATGGAGCTAGCTCTGGAGAATGTGACTAACACTTTAGCAACCATAGAGAAGCTATTATTGGATACCACTAGCTTTGATGATAACTTTGCCTTGGGGTGCTTAACAGATTGCTTGGAACTATACTCTGATGCAGCATGGACAATAGTGGAATCCATAGAGGTTTTCTTGTCTGGGAAATATGAAGTTAGTAGGACATGGATGAGTGAAGTAATGGAAGCAGCATCTACATGCCAGGGAGGTTTTGTGGAGAAGGGTGAGGTTTCTCCTTTGACAGAGGAGAATTACAATCTCTTCCAGTTATGTGGGATTGCACTTTGCATCATTCACTTGTCTAACCCTGAAGTTCCCTCTTAG
- the LOC130713801 gene encoding putative invertase inhibitor, with product MKFSLCLVVFLVLFLFESSNGSNNLILQSCKEASKSDQNLSYDFCVSSLNDASNKTKLPSNLEDLVGMSIQLTKSNGTNMLPIIKELLKNLTSDDQYVKACLQDCFDLYKDSLSSLEDAVVAFKSKDLYSANINLSASLDDSITCEDQFKDKTGKTSPLTWENHVYFQLNVMCLAFVQMLNQH from the coding sequence ATGAAGTTCTCCTTATGCTTAGTGGTTTTCCttgttctctttctctttgaatCCTCAAATGGTTCTAATAATCTTATCCTTCAATCTTGCAAAGAAGCCTCCAAGAGTGACCAAAATTTGAGCTATGATTTCTGTGTTTCATCCCTTAATGATGCTTCCAACAAGACCAAACTACCCTCAAACCTTGAAGATCTTGTGGGCATGTCAATTCAGCTAACCAAATCCAATGGAACCAACATGCTTCCCATCATTAAGGAACTCTTGAAGAATTTAACTTCTGATGATCAATATGTGAAGGCTTGTTTACAAGATTGCTTTGATCTTTACAAAGATTCCCTTTCATCTTTAGAAGATGCCGTGGTTGCTTTCAAGTCCAAGGATTTATACTCAGCTAATATAAACTTGAGTGCTTCCTTGGATGATTCTATTACTTGTGAGGATCAATTTAAGGATAAGACAGGTAAAACGTCTCCTTTAACATGGGAAAACCATGTTTACTTCCAACTCAATGTAATGTGTCTGGCTTTTGTCCAAATGTTAAATCAACACTAA
- the LOC130710520 gene encoding lon protease homolog 2, peroxisomal-like, whose translation MAESVELPSRLAILPFRNKVLLPGAIIRIRCTSPSSVKLVEQELWQREEKGLIGILPVRDAAAAEIKQLGPTVSQGAGTDFLDQSSKVKDGSSDSHKADTKKQNDGVHWHNRGVAARALHLSRGVEKPSGRVTYIVVLEGLCRFSVEELNTRGIYHTARISSLETKTEMEQVEQDPDFILLSRRFKATAMELISVLELKQKTGGRTKLLLDNVPVHKLADIFVASFEISFEEQLSMLDSVDPKVRLSKATELVDRHLQSIRVAEKITQKVEGQLSKSQKEFLLRQQMRAIKEELGDNDDDEDDLAALERKMQSAGMPQSVWKHAHRELRRIKKMQPQQPGYNSSRVYLELLADLPWQKASEEIELDLRAAQKRLDSDHYGLVKVKQRIIEYLAVRKLKPDARGPVLCFVGPPGVGKTSLASSIAAALGRKFVRISLGGVKDEADIRGHRRTYVGSMPGRLIDGLKRVGVCNPVMLLDEVDKTGSDIRGDPASALLEVLDPEQNKTFNDHYLNVPFDLSKVVFVATANRMQPIPPPLLDRMEVIELPGYTPEEKLQIAMRHLIPRVLDQHGLSSEFLQIPEAMVKLVIQRYTREAGVRSLERNLAALARAAAVKVAEQEQVVPLNKGMQKLTTPLLENRLAEGTEVEMEVIPMGVNSQDISSTFRISSPLVVDETMLEKVLGPPRFDGSEAAERVATPGVSVGLVWTAFGGEVQFVEATAMAGKGELHLTGQLGDVIKESAQIALTWVRARATDLRLAAGEGFNLLEGRDVHIHFPAGAVPKDGPSAGVTLVTALVSLFTQKRVRSDTAMTGEMTLRGLVLPVGGVKDKILAAHRYGIKRVILPERNLKDLVEVPSSVLANLEILLAKRVEDVLEHAFDGGCPWRQNSKL comes from the exons ATGGCTGAATCGGTCGAGCTTCCGAGTCGCTTGGCGATCCTCCCTTTCAGGAACAAGGTCCTCTTACCCGGCGCCATCATCAGAATCCGCTGCACTTCCCCTAGCAG TGTGAAGTTGGTGGAACAAGAACTTTGgcagagagaagagaaggggtTGATTGGCATCTTGCCAGTTCGtgatgctgctgctgctgaaatTAAGCAACTGGGTCCCACTGTATCTCAAG GTGCAGGAACTGattttctagaccaaagctcaAAAGTAAAAGACGGTTCATCAGATTCTCATAAGGCTGATACCAAAAAGCAGAATGATGGTGTTCATTGGCATAACAG AGGGGTAGCTGCTCGAGCATTACATTTATCAAGGGGAGTGGAGAAGCCAAGTGGAAGAGTCACATACATAGTAGTTCTTGAAGGTTTGTGTAGATTTAGCGTTGAGGAACTAAACACAAGAGGAATATATCATACTGCAAGGATTTCTTCCCTTGAGACTAAGACTG AGATGGAACAAGTAGAGCAAGATCCAGATTTCATATTGTTGTCTCGCCGATTCAAAGCAACTGCGATGGAGCTTATTTCTGTTCTGGAGCTG AAACAAAAAACTGGTGGAAGGACAAAACTCCTTTTGGACAATGTTCCAGTTCACAAGTTGGCTGATATATTTGTTGCTAGTTTTGAGATAAGTTTTGAAGAACAACTATCTATGTTGGATTCAGTTGACCCCAAAGTGAGGCTTTCTAAAGCAACTGAGTTAGTTGATAGGCATTTACAG TCAATACGTGTAGCTGAGAAAATTACTCAAAAGGTTGAAGGGCAATTGTCAAAATCTCAAAAAGAATTTCTTTTGCGCCAGCAG ATGAGGGCTATAAAAGAGGAGCttggtgataatgatgatgatgaggatgacctagCTGCCCTTGAAAGAAAGATGCAAAGTGCAGGAATGCCACAGAGTGTATGGAAACATGCACACAGAGAGTTGAG GAGGATTAAAAAGATGCAGCCTCAGCAACCTGGGTACAACAGTTCACGGGTTTACCTAGAGCTTCTTGCTGATCTTCCCTGGCAGAAGGCCAGTGAAGAGATAGAACTGGACTTGAGAGCTGCACAGAAGCGACTGGACAGTGATCACTATGGTTTAGTGAAGGTCAAGCAACGGATAATTGAGTACCTGGCGGTTCGCAAG CTTAAACCAGATGCAAGAGGTCCtgtgttgtgctttgttggaccACCAGGTGTTGGGAAAACGTCATTGGCATCCTCTATTGCCGCTGCTTTGGGTAGAAAATTTGTACGCATATCCCTTGGTGGAGTTAAGGATGAGGCTGATATTAGAGGACATCGGAGAACATATGTTGGAAGCATGCCTGGGCGGCTTATAGATGGATTAAAG AGAGTAGGTGTTTGCAATCCGGTTATGTTGCTTGATGAAGTTGACAAGACAGGCTCTGATATTCGTGGAGACCCGGCTTCAGCATTGCTAGAGGTTCTGGATCCAGAACAAAATAAAACATTCAATGATCA CTATTTAAATGTTCCATTTGATCTATCCAAGGTAGTTTTTGTGGCTACCGCAAATAGGATGCAGCCTATTCCCCCACCACTTCTTGATAGGATGGAAGTAATTGAGCTTCCTGGATATACACCTGAGGAAAAGCTACAGATAGCCATGCGTCATTTGATTCCAAGAGTTCTAGACCAGCATGGGCTGAGTTCTGAGTTTCTTCAGATTCCAGAg GCGATGGTGAAACTTGTCATTCAGAGATATACTAGGGAAGCTGGTGTGAGAAGTTTGGAGAGGAACCTAGCTGCCCTGGCTCGTGCTGCTGCAGTAAAAGTTGCAGAGCAAGAACAAGTAGTTCCATTGAACAAAGGGATGCAAAAACTCACTACACCACTTCTGGAAAACAGACTGGCTGAAGGAACTGAAGTTGAAATGGAAGTGATACCGATGGGTGTCAATAGTCAGGACATCTCAAGCACATTCAGGATTTCCTCTCCATTGGTTGTTGATGAAACTATGCTTGAAAAAGTGCTTGGG CCTCCAAGATTTGATGGTAGTGAAgctgctgaacgtgtggctacCCCTGGAGTCTCTGTTGGACTTGTTTGGACTGCTTTTGGGGGAGAAGTTCAGTTTGTGGAGGCTACAGCAATGGCGGGGAAGGGCGAACTACATCTCACTGGACAACTTGGTGATGTTATCAAAGAATCAGCACAGATTGCACTAACATGG GTAAGGGCAAGGGCAACTGATCTTAGGCTGGCTGCTGGAGAAGGATTTAATCTTTTGGAGGGACGTGATGTACATATACATTTTCCTGCAGGTGCTGTGCCTAAAGATGGGCCCTCAGCAGGTGTAACCTTGGTCACGGCTTTGGTATCGCTTTTTACTCAGAAAAGAGTGAGATCAGATACAGCTATGACTGGAGAGATGACGTTAAGGGGTCTTGTTCTACCTGTTGGTGGTGTCAAGGATAAG ATATTAGCTGCACATCGTTATGGTATTAAGAGAGTTATCCTTCCTGAAAGGAACTTGAAGGACTTGGTTGAAGTACCATCATCAGTGCTGGCCAATCTGGAG ATTCTGCTTGCAAAGCGAGTGGAAGATGTGTTAGAGCATGCATTTGACGGTGGGTGCCCTTGGAGACAGAACTCAAAGTTGTAG